The genomic DNA CTGCTAGTGTTCCCAAAACGGTAATTTTTAAACCTCAAAAATCAGGTTCTTATAGAATTCAAGCTAATTTTACTAATAGTTTAGATCAGGTAACAGCGACAGATTTACAAATTTGGGTAACAGGAGAAAACAAAGTATTTTGGGGTGGTGAAGAAAAGGATAAATTAACAATAAAATTAAATAAAAAAGAATATAAAATTGGGGAAACTGCAACAGCTTTAATTCAATCTCCCTATGCAGCAGGAGAGTTATATTTTGCAGTTATTAAAGATAAACCTCTCTATCAACAAATTACCACAGTTAAGGGAGGTGCGCCACAAATTCAATTTACTGTCACTCCAGAAATGCTACCTAATGCTGCGGTACAAGCAGTTTTAGTTAGACAAGGTAAAGCATTACAAGAAATCAAAACCCAAGGTTCAGAGTTAACAAGTTTAGATAATTTAGCACGGATAGGTTTTGCACCTTTTCAAGTAAATTTGTCAGATAAATATTTAAAAGTACAAGTTACACCAAATCAAAAAACCTTAGAACCAGGAAAAGAGGAAACTTTAGAATTAACATTGAAGGATAGTCAAGGAAACCCAGTTTCAGGACAATTTACTGTTATGGTTGTCAATGAAGCGGTGTTACAACTTGCGGGTTATCGTCCTCCAAATTTAGTGGATACTGTTTATGCAGAACAAGCAATTTCTACTCGGTTTAGTGATAACCGTCCTGATGTAAGATTAACTTCACAAACTGCAATTTTACCTAAAGGTTGGGGTTATGGTGGTGGTTTATCCAGTGCTTTAGCAAATACACGAATAAGAGAAGATTTTCAACCTTTAGCTTATTACAATGGTGCTGTAATTAGTGATGAAAATGGCCAAGCTAATATTAGTTTTAAATTACCAGATGATTTAACCACTTGGCGAATAATGGTAGTTGCTACCGATGGAAATTTACGCTTTGGAAATGGTGAAGAGACATTTATTACCACCAAACCATTAATAACTAATGCTATTATCCCCCAATTTGCCAGATCAGGCGATCGCATTCTTGCAGGTTTATCTATTACCAACACCACTAAAAACACCGGAACTTTAAATATTAATGGTGAAGTTAGCGGTTCATTAAAATTTGCCGAAAACAACCCCAAAACTCAAAATTTACGCACAAAATCACAGTCAAAAACCCAAGCTTACCGCTTTCCCATGATTGCAGAAACAGCAGGAGAAAGTAAAATTACCTTTGCAACACAGTTAAATAATATCACTGATGCGTTTACAGTTCCTTTGGAAATTAAACCTTTAGGAATTACAGAACAAGTTGTAGAAACTGGAATTACTGATAACCAAGTAAAAATCCCCTTAAATATTGATAAAAATAACATCAACACAGCAATAGGAGGTTTAGAAATTCAACTAGCAAGTACCTTAATTCCAGAAATTAAAGCCCCCGCAAATCAAGTTTTAACAGATGAGAATTTACCATTTGCAGAACCGGCAGCAAGTCAATTATTAATAGCTGTTAATTTACAGGAATTAAGCCAAAAATATAATCAAACATTCTCGGAATTTAATCCCCAGCAACAAGCTAAACTGGCAATTTCTCAACTCCAGCAATTGCAAATTATTGATGGTGGTTTTGCAGCATTTCCCGGACAAGAAAAATCAGATCCTTGGGTTTCTGCTTACGCTGCGGAATCATTAGTTAAAGCTAATCAAACTTACCCGAATTTAGTAAATGATAAAATTCTCTCTCAGTTAAAAACTTATTTACAAAAAGTCCTTGCTAACCCTGGACAATATAAGTTTTGTAAATCTAGACTTTGCCAATCTCAACTACGACTTAATGCTTTAATTGCTTTATCAGAATTAGGTGATCAACGCAATAGTTTCTTATCAGATATTTATCAACAACGGGAAAAATTTGATCTGGTGACGCAAATTAAATTAGCACGATATTTATACGAATTTCCTGAATGGCAAGATCAAGCACAAATTATCAGATTAGAATTACAAAAAAACATCTATGAAACTGGACGTAACGCAGTTGTCAACCTACCAAAAAGCTGGACTTGGATGGCTTCACAGTCAACTGTCCAAGCCCAAGCATTACGGTTATTTATAGCCCAAAAAACATCACCAGAAATTATTGATAAACTGCTACAAAGTCTTTTAAATTTACGCCGAGAAGGTACATGGCAAACAACATTTAATAATGCCCAAGCCTTAACAGCATTAGTAGAATATAGTCAACTACAACCTAAACCCTCTAACTTTAAAGCCACGGTAAATTTAGCAGGTAGAAAAATAGTAGAAACTCGATTTAATGATTATCAAAATCCAAGTTCACAGATAGACATAGATATGAAAAAATTACCACTTGGTAATCATGATTTAATCTTGCAAAAGTCTGGAAATGGCAAATTACATTATTTAGCAACTTATAAATATCGCTTACAAGGAATACAAACAGGAAAATTTAAGGGTTTGCGAGTAACGCGAGAAATCAGTAAAGTTAATGATGAGAAAGTAATTCAAAAAACAGGAATGTATGCTTTTGATAAACCTTTAATTTTACAACCTGGAGAAGTCTTTGATATTGGTTTAGAAATAATAGCTGATCATCCCATAGATCATTTAGTAATTAAAGATCCCTTACCCGCAGGTTTTGAAGCAGTAGATCAAAGTTTTCAAACTGCTACACCCGCATTACAAGCAAAAGCAGATAGTTGGCAAATAGGATATAAAACTATCTATAAAGATAGAATTGTTTCCTATGCAGATCATCTAGAAGCGGGAGTTTATAGCTTACATTATTTAGTCCGTTCTGTGACTCCAGGAACATTTTTATGGCCTGGTGCAGAAGTATATCTGCAATATGCACCAGAAGAATTTGGCCGCAGTGCAGATTCAATTGTGATTTTGGAGGAGAAAAAGTAATAATTCTAATTGGCGTTGATGGAAATGTAGCGTTTCGCACTGAAAATGTGAACATAAGGTTAAGAAATTCAGTGAAATTATAGATACTTGATTTAAAACCCACCATTCGCAGGAGATATTGTAGATAGTAAAATTTTGTATCAATATCAACTTGCTAAGAAGTGGAAAGCGATTGATGTTGATGCTTTAACTGATTCAGAAGAACGGCAAAAACAAGCTAGTGCTATTGAGAGTAAACGCTATGAAGATTCAGGAAAATGGCAAACGAAACAAAGTCGAGATGTTTTATTTATTGAGCGTAATTTAGAGTTTTTATGTCCAGGGGGACGAATGGCAATTGTTCTTCCTCAAGGACGGTTTAATAATATTACTGATGCTCATGTGTGGACTTGGATTAGTGAGCGAGCTAGAATTTTAGCAGTGGTAGGACTGCACGTAAATACTTTTAAGCCGCATACTGGCACAAAAACCAGTGTTTTATTTCTCCAAAAGTGGAATGATGATCCTAATTCTCAACATTACTGTCCTAAAATTAAGGACTATCCTATATTTTTTGCCACCAGCGAAAATAGTGGTAAAGATAACTCTGGAGAGTATATTTACAAGCCAGGGAAAGATGGTAGACCAAGGATTGATGATCATGGACACATGATTATTGACCATGATCTAAATGAGATTAGAAGTGCATTTATAGATTTTGCAAAGAAACAAAAATTTTCGTTTTGACCGGAGGGTTAAAAAATGATTGAGTTACAAACCCAGTTACCCACAGATACATGGATTTACACTTCTTGGGCAGATTATGAGCAGATAATTATCAACTTGGTCAACGAGAAAACGAAGAGTTACTACTACAAAGGGTATATGAGGCTGGAAATGGCACCAGTTAGTTTTGATCATGGTAAAGACCATGTTGTAATTATTTTTGCGGTAACTTTATTTGCGACAATTAGAGGAATTCTGGCTACAGGTTTAGATACTACTACTTTTCGTAAAACTGGTATTCAGGATTGTCAGCCTGATGTGGCGTATTATTTGCGAGAACGCGCCCAATCTATCCCCACTGGTACAGGTATTGTCAAACTTGATCTGTATCCTGCACCCGATTTGGTGATTGAGATTGCGAAAACCTCTCTCCTTGATGATTTGGGGACAAAACGAACTCTATATGAAGATTTAGGTGTTGCTGAATATTGGGTGGTAGATGTCCAAAATGCCCAAATCATCGCTTATGCTATGGCAGATCAAGGTAGTAAACGTATTCAAGAATCACAGGTATTTCCTGGTTTATTGATTGCAATTTTAGAGGAAGCTTTACTCCGTAGTCGTGAAATGACTCAATCTGAAGTTGGCGCTTGGTTATTAAAAGAATTTAGAATTTAGAATCCAGAATTTAGAATTAGGTTTTAAGTACCTGGGCAAAATTAATTGCACATTTGGGAAAACAATAGAAATCTCTGTATCTCTTGTCTGTCACCTGTCACCTTCCCTAAATATGAAATTTATTTTGCACGACTACTTACAACGGGGACTTTAACCCCTAAAGTTGGTTAAAGCAGTTTCAGCAACAGGAGGGTTGAATTGTGGCAATTTGGACTGTGCTTTAATTCAGCAAATTAACGGATACTTAGATTAGGTAAAAGTACAAAATTACTATTTACATAAAAAATATACTGATAAATAAAATTTAACTATCTATAAAAATCACAATACAAACTTATCACTTCGACGATTCCACAGGAAAAAACAGTCGTTCCTGTATTAACCGCAGTATTTCAAAAAACAAGGTATAAAAAGTTTTACTAAAATGACCGAAGATTTTTGATCAAAAATCAGCAGATGCGTGTTAAGGTTTTAATTCCGTTGTCTTTCCAAGCCCATTTCTTTAGTGCATCTGCCCATGCTTGTAGATTATTTACACCCTCAACACCTTGAAGAATTAGTTCAAAATAGCTGTATAGATTTACACTTAGCGTGCTTAAATTTTAGATCGCTTCAAGGTGTCAACGCTTATCAATATCTACTCATATCCGATCAACTTCCGCGCACCAATACAGGCATGATAAAAGCTGCTTGGTTACAGCGTTACAACCATATTACAGCAGGTGGTTGGTGGTGTTCCGGACGAGATCCACTAAATAATTGGCAGCAGATGGAATGGGGATGTTTCAAACCCACCCAACCCCGACAAAATCAAAAAGGCAAAAGTATAAAATATGAACATCCTCCTAGCACACCAACCAGGGTATTTTGTCTGCGGGTAACACTACAAATTTGGCAGCAAATTTCCCAGCGTTACAGTGTAACAATGCCAGAAAATATTACCATTGCTGAAGATGGAGAAGCAGAAGGTTTTTGGCAGTGGGTAATGGAAAATAATATTGCAATTATTATCTGTGAAGGTGCGAAAAAAGCTGCCGCTTTATTAACACAAGGATATGTGGCGATCGCTATTCCAGGAATTACTAGCGGTTATCGAGTTATTAAAAATAAATTTGGTAAAGTTACCCGTCGTCAACTCATACCAGACTTAGCAGTTTTTGCTACTAAAAATCGTAATTTTTATATATGTTTTGACTTTGAAACTAAACCTAAACAAGTCACTGCTGTTAACAATGCTATTTCCCAATTAGGTTGTTTATTACAACAAAAAAATTGCCATGTTAAAGTTATAGAACTACCAGGAACAGAAAAAGGCGTTGATGAATTCATTGTTGCTAAAGGTGCAGCTAATCTGAATAAAATTTACAATCAAAGTGTAGATTTAGAAATCTACCTGGCAAAAACTAAACCCCATACAGAATTAACCATTTCCCGAGACCTAACTATCAACCAAAGTTTCTTAGCAGAAATCCCCTTTCCCACCTCTGGTTTAGTAGGCGTAAAATCAGCTAAAGGTACAGGTAAAACTACTGGACTAGAGACAATTGTTAAACAAGCTAAAACTTGTCATCGTCCAGTTTTATTAATTACCCATCGCATCCTGTTAGGAAAATTCTTATGTGAAAAAATTGGCATTGATTGGGGAATAAATATTGGATTAAAATCCAATCTACAAGTTAATCAATCCTTTGGTTTATGTGTAGATTCTATCTGGAAAATAGAACCAGAAGAATGGCAAGGAGGAATAATTATCTTAGATGAAGTTGAACAATCTTTGTGGCATCTTCTCAATAGTAATACTTGTAAACATAAACGAATAAAAATCCTCAGTATTTTTCAACAATTGATTTCTACAGTCTTGGCAACTGGGGGTTTAATCATTGCCCAAGATGCTGATTTGTCAGATGTTTCCCTAGAATATTTACAAGGTTTAGCAGGGAATAAAATTACTCCCTGGGTAGTTGTAAATAAATGGAAACCCCAGCAAGGTTGGGATGTAAGTTTTTATGATTCACCAAACCCTACACCCTTAATTCATCAATTAGAATTAGACTTAATTGCCGGCAGAAAATGTTATGTCACTACCGATAGTCGTACCGGTAGATACAGTTGTGAAACTATTGAAAGTTATCTGCAAGAAAGATTACAAAAACTAAAAAAAGAATTTCCTGATAGCTTAGTTGTGAGTAGTCAAACTACTAATACACCAGGTCATGCAGCAGTAGATTTTATCACCGCTATTAATCAAAAAATTACTGATTATGATACTGTTTTTGTTACCCCTAGTTTGGGTACGGGAATTAGTATTGATGTCCAACATTTTGACCGAGTTTATGGTATTTTTCAAGGAGTAATTCCTGACTCAGAAGTACGTCAAGCATTAGCAAGAGTACGTGATCATGTCCCCCGTGTAGTCTGGTGTGCTAAACGTGGGATTGGCTTCATTGGTAGCGGTAGTACAAACTATCAATCCTTAGCTAATTGGTATCAGGAAAATCAAAAAGAAAGTTTAGCTTTATTAAGTCCTTTACATAAAATAGATGTAGACTTACCTGCGGTTTATGATCCAATTCATTTAAGAACTTGGGCCAAATTAGCCGCTAGGGTAAATTCTTCTATTAGTCTTTATCGTCAGTCTTTAGAAGATGGTTTAATAGCTGATGGACATAAGATTATTTTGCGGAGTAATGCAGTTCAAAATAATATTATCCGAGATTTGCGGTTAGCTTTTTTTGCTACTGATGCGAGTGATGTGGAAACCCGGAAGCGGTTAATTATGGAAATAGTTAAAGTGCAAAAAGACTGGGCGCAAAGTCGTCAAAAAGCT from Okeanomitos corallinicola TIOX110 includes the following:
- a CDS encoding N-6 DNA methylase, with product MYQYQLAKKWKAIDVDALTDSEERQKQASAIESKRYEDSGKWQTKQSRDVLFIERNLEFLCPGGRMAIVLPQGRFNNITDAHVWTWISERARILAVVGLHVNTFKPHTGTKTSVLFLQKWNDDPNSQHYCPKIKDYPIFFATSENSGKDNSGEYIYKPGKDGRPRIDDHGHMIIDHDLNEIRSAFIDFAKKQKFSF
- a CDS encoding alpha-2-macroglobulin, translated to MKKLLKLLFIITLILTISGCVAVTPGREKLPTVGQLTPPKLPEWIEQISPVGDGDTLSQIRIRFTAPLIPVESLDSPKQENILNKFELWPPLPGKFRFLTPRMVGFQADKALPIATRVQVTLKSGLQDLENHILTKDLAWTFQTPEIKLINLPGVNQVEKAELQPVDIKPELKFTSNVELNIDSVQQHLQLIPNGQEPEGNLRVELVEEEELENLDPLAKFDPSARNWVYNITPFKNLEKSTVYHLVFSPGIVPAYGNLPSNQEFVSKLATYAPLKFQGIKNYGQPDAGGTYGRFVKGSPQLEFNNVLVADSVKASIKIEPQPQNIDRVLQIYDQDRIVSINPYSLKPATNYTITIDRNLQDQFGQSLGKTLKIKYDTGDLAGDIRVPSDLNIFPKNQELQLNITAVNLPESKYQADYNVVKPTDLVYTNDANDLLPQPDKWQSFKVSGKQNQPINISVKLKDKLTNNQGMLAYGVQAKTNKYLENNQSYWREPTTYGMVQLTNLGVFSQWFPESGFVRVHHLDDGSPVKAAEIEIYQSKLYQNQKSRPQPVPCTTGKTDDSGTLKLANNDLQKCYGGDKKLPKLLVIARENQDWTFTRTQEYSGSYGYGIYTDWEDGKPKSRGVIFSDRELYQPGEKAAFTGFADFLEQGEIIQDKNASYQLTLENSNGKKLDLGTKNTNEFGTFALELPIQKNQPLGYYRIIAKGKNGKEISGNFRVAEFKPPNFKVDLQLNKEFALIGDFVNIDVNSNYLFGSPVQSGEAKYFVTRQQTNFIPQGWEEFSFGKQWFWPEESPNIPSDVLQTTTQLDVNGKNSQKVTVARDLPYPMNYRVDVQVADVSNLSVANSQTFTALPSPRLIGLKSNFVANTGKKFPVEFVVTDAKGQTLENQSIRLKLQEIKYSSVTQVVEGSGTPKNQVEYQTVAKAEVKSASVPKTVIFKPQKSGSYRIQANFTNSLDQVTATDLQIWVTGENKVFWGGEEKDKLTIKLNKKEYKIGETATALIQSPYAAGELYFAVIKDKPLYQQITTVKGGAPQIQFTVTPEMLPNAAVQAVLVRQGKALQEIKTQGSELTSLDNLARIGFAPFQVNLSDKYLKVQVTPNQKTLEPGKEETLELTLKDSQGNPVSGQFTVMVVNEAVLQLAGYRPPNLVDTVYAEQAISTRFSDNRPDVRLTSQTAILPKGWGYGGGLSSALANTRIREDFQPLAYYNGAVISDENGQANISFKLPDDLTTWRIMVVATDGNLRFGNGEETFITTKPLITNAIIPQFARSGDRILAGLSITNTTKNTGTLNINGEVSGSLKFAENNPKTQNLRTKSQSKTQAYRFPMIAETAGESKITFATQLNNITDAFTVPLEIKPLGITEQVVETGITDNQVKIPLNIDKNNINTAIGGLEIQLASTLIPEIKAPANQVLTDENLPFAEPAASQLLIAVNLQELSQKYNQTFSEFNPQQQAKLAISQLQQLQIIDGGFAAFPGQEKSDPWVSAYAAESLVKANQTYPNLVNDKILSQLKTYLQKVLANPGQYKFCKSRLCQSQLRLNALIALSELGDQRNSFLSDIYQQREKFDLVTQIKLARYLYEFPEWQDQAQIIRLELQKNIYETGRNAVVNLPKSWTWMASQSTVQAQALRLFIAQKTSPEIIDKLLQSLLNLRREGTWQTTFNNAQALTALVEYSQLQPKPSNFKATVNLAGRKIVETRFNDYQNPSSQIDIDMKKLPLGNHDLILQKSGNGKLHYLATYKYRLQGIQTGKFKGLRVTREISKVNDEKVIQKTGMYAFDKPLILQPGEVFDIGLEIIADHPIDHLVIKDPLPAGFEAVDQSFQTATPALQAKADSWQIGYKTIYKDRIVSYADHLEAGVYSLHYLVRSVTPGTFLWPGAEVYLQYAPEEFGRSADSIVILEEKK
- a CDS encoding Uma2 family endonuclease, with the protein product MIELQTQLPTDTWIYTSWADYEQIIINLVNEKTKSYYYKGYMRLEMAPVSFDHGKDHVVIIFAVTLFATIRGILATGLDTTTFRKTGIQDCQPDVAYYLRERAQSIPTGTGIVKLDLYPAPDLVIEIAKTSLLDDLGTKRTLYEDLGVAEYWVVDVQNAQIIAYAMADQGSKRIQESQVFPGLLIAILEEALLRSREMTQSEVGAWLLKEFRI
- a CDS encoding plasmid replication protein, CyRepA1 family, producing the protein MLVDYLHPQHLEELVQNSCIDLHLACLNFRSLQGVNAYQYLLISDQLPRTNTGMIKAAWLQRYNHITAGGWWCSGRDPLNNWQQMEWGCFKPTQPRQNQKGKSIKYEHPPSTPTRVFCLRVTLQIWQQISQRYSVTMPENITIAEDGEAEGFWQWVMENNIAIIICEGAKKAAALLTQGYVAIAIPGITSGYRVIKNKFGKVTRRQLIPDLAVFATKNRNFYICFDFETKPKQVTAVNNAISQLGCLLQQKNCHVKVIELPGTEKGVDEFIVAKGAANLNKIYNQSVDLEIYLAKTKPHTELTISRDLTINQSFLAEIPFPTSGLVGVKSAKGTGKTTGLETIVKQAKTCHRPVLLITHRILLGKFLCEKIGIDWGINIGLKSNLQVNQSFGLCVDSIWKIEPEEWQGGIIILDEVEQSLWHLLNSNTCKHKRIKILSIFQQLISTVLATGGLIIAQDADLSDVSLEYLQGLAGNKITPWVVVNKWKPQQGWDVSFYDSPNPTPLIHQLELDLIAGRKCYVTTDSRTGRYSCETIESYLQERLQKLKKEFPDSLVVSSQTTNTPGHAAVDFITAINQKITDYDTVFVTPSLGTGISIDVQHFDRVYGIFQGVIPDSEVRQALARVRDHVPRVVWCAKRGIGFIGSGSTNYQSLANWYQENQKESLALLSPLHKIDVDLPAVYDPIHLRTWAKLAARVNSSISLYRQSLEDGLIADGHKIILRSNAVQNNIIRDLRLAFFATDASDVETRKRLIMEIVKVQKDWAQSRQKAKDIKRKIKDIKQKNQLKLSQSVANAKDIDYVEYEHLLVKHSLSNEERYQMNKYLLRDRYGVEVTPLLKLRDDRGYYGQLLIHYYLTHESEYFHLRDQQEWQKQLFWGEGKVFLPDLKTYTLKVEAMRALGMLQFLEPERVFSEHDSDLIWLQNVSTQSSKHIKRVLGVDVLKGKDTISGIKILNRLLNLLGLKLRRVNDVYQVDRGTLNDGREEIFTVWQQRDELRLHNLHIEGNREQIIGNKVESLV